Proteins encoded within one genomic window of Macaca fascicularis isolate 582-1 chromosome 16, T2T-MFA8v1.1:
- the TBX2 gene encoding T-box transcription factor TBX2 isoform X2, whose protein sequence is MHKYQPRFHIVRANDILKLPYSTFRTYVFPETDFIAVTAYQNDKITQLKIDNNPFAKGFRDTGNGRREKRKQLTLPSLRLYEEHCKPERDGAESDASSCDPPPAREPPTSPGAAPSPLRLHRARAEEKSCAADSDPEPERLSDERAGAPLGRSPAPDSASPTRLTESERARERRSPERGKEPAESGGDGPFGLRSLEKERAEARRKDEGRKEAAEGKEPGLAPLVVQTDSASPLGAGHLPGLAFSSHLHGQQFFGPLGAGQPLFLHPGQFTMGPGAFSAMGMGHLLASVAGGGNGGGGGPGTAAGLDAGGLGPAASAASTAAPFPFHLSQHMLASQGIPMPTFGGLFPYPYTYMAAAAAAASALPATSAAAAAAAAAGSLSRSPFLGSARPRLRFSPYQIPVTIPPSTSLLTTGLASEGSKAAGGNSREPSPLPELALRKVGAPSRGALSPSGSAKEAANELQSIQRLVSGLESQRALSPGRESPK, encoded by the exons ATGCACAAGTACCAGCCGCGCTTCCACATAGTGCGAGCCAACGACATCCTGAAGCTGCCGTACAGCACCTTCCGTACCTACGTGTTCCCGGAGACCGACTTCATCGCCGTCACTGCCTACCAGAATGACAAG ATCACGCAGCTGAAGATCGACAACAACCCGTTTGCCAAGGGCTTCCGGGACACCGGGAACGGCCGGCGGGAGAAAAG GAAGCAGCTGACGCTGCCGTCTCTGCGCTTGTACGAGGAGCACTGCAAACCCGAGCGCGATGGCGCGGAGTCGGACGCCTCGTCATGCGACCCTCCCCCAGCGCGGGAACCACCCACCTCTCCGGGCGCAGCGCCCAGTCCCCTGCGCCTGCACCGGGCCCGAG CTGAGGAGAAGTCGTGCGCCGCGGACAGCGACCCGGAGCCTGAGCGGTTGAGCGACGAGCGTGCGGGGGCGCCGCTAGGCCGCAGCCCGGCTCCAGACAGTGCCAGCCCCACTCGCTTGACCGAATCCGAGCGCGCCCGGGAGCGGCGCAGTCCCGAGAGGGGCAAGGAACCGGCCGAGAGCGGCGGGGACGGTCCGTTCGGCCTACGGAGCCTGGAGAAGGAGCGTGCTGAAGCTCGGAGGAAGGACGAGGGGCGAAAGGAGGCGGCTGAGGGGAAGGAGCCGGGCCTGGCGCCGCTGGTGGTGCAGACAGACAGTGCGTCCCCCCTGGGCGCGGGACACCTACCCGGCCTGGCCTTTTCCAGCCACTTGCACGGGCAGCAGTTCTTTGGGCCACTGGGAGCCGGCCAGCCGCTCTTCCTGCACCCTGGACAGTTCACCATGGGCCCTGGCGCCTTCTCCGCCATGGGCATGGGTCACCTGCTGGCCTCGGTGGCAGGCGGCGGCAACGGCGGAGGCGGCGGGCCTGGGACCGCCGCAGGGCTGGACGCAGGCGGGCTGGGTCCCGCGGCCAGCGCAGCAAGCACCGCCGCGCCCTTCCCGTTCCACCTCTCCCAGCACATGCTGGCATCTCAG GGAATCCCAATGCCCACTTTCGGAGGCCTCTTCCCCTACCCTTACACCTACATGGCAGCAGCAGCCGCAGCCGCCTCTGCTTTGCCCGCCACTAGTGCTGCAGCTGCCGCCGCCGCAGCTGCCGGCTCCCTATCTCGGAGCCCCTTCCTGGGCAGTGCCCGGCCCCGACTGCGTTTCAGCCCCTATCAGATCCCGGTCACCATCCCGCCTAGCACTAGCCTCCTCACCACCGGGCTGGCCTCCGAGGGCTCCAAGGCTGCTGGCGGAAACAGCCGGGAGCCCAGCCCCCTGCCCGAGCTGGCTCTCCGAAAAGTAGGGGCCCCGTCCCGCGGTGCCCTGTCGCCCAGTGGCTCGGCCAAGGAGGCGGCCAATGAACTGCAGAGCATCCAGAGACTGGTGAGTGGGCTGGAGAGCCAGCGAGCCCTCTCCCCAGGCCGGGAGTCGCCCAAGTGA